Genomic segment of Thermanaerothrix sp.:
GGCGGCGATGACTGGGATATGCGCATAGTAGACTGGATGATAGACGAGTTCCGGAAGTCCGAGGGAATAGACCTTAGGAACGACAAGATGGCGTTCCAGCGCTTGAGGGAGGCGGCGGAGAAGGCCAAGATAGAGCTCTCCTCCATGATGGAGACCACCATATCCCTGCCCTTCATAACCGCGGACCAGAACGGCCCCAAACACCTGGAGCTTACGTTGACCAGGGCCAAGTTCGAGGACATGACCGCGGACCTTCTGGAGAGGACCGTGGCTCCCACCAAGAGGGCGTTGGAGGATGCGGGGCTTAGCGCCTCTCAGATAGACAAGGTCCTGCTGGTGGGAGGTTCCACCAGGATGCCCATGGTTCAGCGTAAGGTGAAGGAGCTCTTGGGCAAGGAGCCCACCAAGGGCATCAACCCCGATGAGTGCGTGGCGGTGGGAGCCGCCATCCAGGGAGCGGTTCTTAGCGGGGAGAAGAGCGGCATAGTGTTGGTTGACGTAACCCCCTTGTCCCTTGGCCTTGAGACCCTTGGTGGGGTGTTCACCAAGATAATAGAGAGGAACACCGCCATCCCCTGCTCCAAGAGCCAGGTCTTCACCACCGCGGCGGACAACCAGCCCCAGGTGGAGATACGGGTGCTTCAGGGCGAGCGCCCCATGGCGAACGACAACGTGGAGCTTGGACGGTTCATCCTCGATGGGATCCCCCCCGCACCCAGGGGGGTGCCTCAGATAGAGGTCACCTTTGAGGTGGATGCCAACGGGATAGTCAACGTTACCGCCAAGGACAAGGGAACCGGCAAGGCCCAGCACATAACCATACAGTCCTCCAGGCTGTCGGAGGCGGAGATCGAGCGTCTCCGGAGGGAGGCGGAGCAGCACGAGGAGGAGGACCGCCGCAAGAAGGAGCTTGCGGAGGCCAGGAACGAGGCGGAGAGTTTGGTTTACAACACCGAGAAGACACTTAGGGATCTTGGGGATAAGCTAACCTCCGAGGAGAAGTCTCCGGTGGAGGAGAAGG
This window contains:
- the dnaK gene encoding molecular chaperone DnaK; this translates as MGKIIGIDLGTTNSCVAVKEVDNITVIPNAEGNRTTPSVVAFTKDGERLVGQLAKRQAIVNADRTIISIKRKMGSDYKVNIDGKSYTPQEISAMILQKLKKDAEDYLGEPVTQAVITCPAYFTDAQRQATKDAGTIAGLEVLRVINEPTAACLAYGVDKEGDHKILVFDLGGGTFDVSILDVGDGVFEVLATSGDNHLGGDDWDMRIVDWMIDEFRKSEGIDLRNDKMAFQRLREAAEKAKIELSSMMETTISLPFITADQNGPKHLELTLTRAKFEDMTADLLERTVAPTKRALEDAGLSASQIDKVLLVGGSTRMPMVQRKVKELLGKEPTKGINPDECVAVGAAIQGAVLSGEKSGIVLVDVTPLSLGLETLGGVFTKIIERNTAIPCSKSQVFTTAADNQPQVEIRVLQGERPMANDNVELGRFILDGIPPAPRGVPQIEVTFEVDANGIVNVTAKDKGTGKAQHITIQSSRLSEAEIERLRREAEQHEEEDRRKKELAEARNEAESLVYNTEKTLRDLGDKLTSEEKSPVEEKVKALKELTAKDDAGAIRRGIEELTQALHGISHKIYSASGGAQNPTDASGADHGSGSVDADFKDAGRA